Genomic window (Oncorhynchus mykiss isolate Arlee chromosome 21, USDA_OmykA_1.1, whole genome shotgun sequence):
tctgtccggtgaagtccacaaagcatattgaatGTAACCAACAGTTACATGAACTACAGCATCGTCAAGCAAGTTGTTTCCGAAATTTTCAGACTACTTAACAACTATcgatttagaaccacggagagttactgcaagtcacaaagaaaacaggaactaCCTCCACTATTCCAGAACCATCatcttcaacatttcaacatcatcaaatcacctactgtatgcttagtctaatacagtgacaactaaaatacACCAAAAACAAtctagtccaatcaacgtaatgTGGCGTACAGCaagtcagccaccagggggagactcgtcaAGGCCTGGTGACAGTCGGTGtatacatcacgaggcgatggctccatctgctggacgtgTCAGGTCTCGACGAGTTCTCCGGACAGGATTAATTGGGTCTGATTGGGAGTTGGTGAGTAATCAaaggctgattgctcaccagctgtgcaAGGCCCATACAGCTGCCAGAAGAGCAGCATACAGGGAGAGTGGGGGAagaaaggactcctgtatagttggggatggggggaagaaaggactcctgtataggtggggatggggggaagaaaggactcctgtatagttggggatggggggaagaaaggactcctgtataggtggggatggggggaagaaaggactcctgtatagttggggatggggggaagaaaggactcctgtatagttggggatgggggaagaaaggactcctgtatagttggggatggggggtagaaaggactcctgtataggtggggatggggggaagaaaggactcctgtatagttggggatggggggaagaaaggactcctgtataggtggggatggggggaagaaaggactcctgtatagGTGGAGATGGGGGGTagaaaggactcctgtatagttggggatggggggtagaaaggactcctgtatagttggggatggggggaagaaaggactcctgtatagttggggatggggggaagaaaggactcctgtatagttggggatgggggaagaaaggactcctgtataggtggggatggggggaagaaaggactcctgtataggtggggatggggggaagaaaggactcctgtatagttggggatggcgggaagaaaggactcctgtatagttggggatggcGGGAAGAAATgactcctgtatagttggggatggggggaagaaaggactcctgtatagttggggatggggggaaGAAAGTACTCCTGTATAGGTGGGGATggggggaagaaaggactcctgtataggtggggatggggggaagaaaggactcctgtatagttggggatggggggaagaaaggactcctgtataggtggggatggggggaagaaaggactcctgtatagttggggatggggggaagaaaggactcctgtatagttggggatggggggtagaaaggactcctgtataggtggggatggggggaagaaaggactcctgtatagttggggatggggggaagaaaggactcctgtataggtggggatggggggaagaaaggactcctgtataggtggggatggggggaagaaaggactcctgtataggtggggatggggggaagaaaggactcctgtatagttggggatggggggaagaaaggactcctgtataggtggggatggggggaagaaaggactcctgtatagttggggatggggggaagaaaggactcctgtataggtggggatggggggaagaaaggactcctgtatagttggggatggggggaagaaaggactcctgtatagGTGGGGATGGTTACAGGAGTGAGTGCAGTTGTGATCCcgacaggatacagcaagacctggagcccagaagacggtatcccgTAGAGGGTCTCATAGGGGAGACCTTTTCtttttgatttattatttaaataaacaccATTGAAACCGAGTTTATCCTACTCTGTCCGTGTCTAATCTGTATAAATgtcttgaccaaaccccctggtctTCCATAgtaagctctgtgtgtgtgtgtgtgtgtgtgtgtgtgtgtgtgtgtgtgtgtgtgtgtgtgtgtgtgtgtgtgtgtgtgtgtgtgtgtgtgtgtgtgtgtgtgtgtgtgtgtgtgtgtgtgcacgtagaAAAACACATTgacaccctacttgtagagaaatgccaatgccttcctcctctctttcatgttgacgaaacggtctagttagcattagccttctacatctagctacacattgaacttccatcctctcaggtcaagggcacaatgtatgaatttatcaTTGGATCAGAATCGCGGTTATAATAATTTGCCAGTATGATGAATTAAGTAAAACAAGTCCATTTATGAAAGGggtaattttagctagctagctagccaccggaggacaacaacacaatgaaaTGTGACAATTGGAGTTGTTTTTTGTCAATGATGTTTGGGTCTCAATGTGataggagtgaagccaaatccaaactggcttcccctGAGACTTTTTCTTTTGGTGCGCCAAGACCATTAACAGTTtagctcaacactgattggctaatattttatcatttttttcaagggaggccaaatgccaAACAGTTTTTGACCAGACATcctcagatagatggcctacacatacagagagaaaggGGCACAGTTTCACTCACTCtaatgctttctccggtgagatacattctgCCTCTTGCGAACTGAAGTAAAATTCTCAAAGACCGAGatgaaagattttttttaaatgacactttttttctttgacatttttttgggggaagcctggcttcctttggcatccatgaatacatgccaGGTTACTCAAGGAAAACTGTCCCTCTATCTATGGAAGGAACAGAAACGTATTTTTAAGGTCTTAATTATTGAGTGTTTAGTCCGATTCAACAGAGGAATAAGGCAGCAAACATattttgtaatgtattgtatgacCCCTACTGGTAAGAGCTTGACTTGTATTCCAGTTATACCATTGGTTTTTATGAGGTGAGTTTCACCATGACTCTGTTGGGAAATCTGATACAACTGTGCCTGTCTTCTAGATCCTGCTGGCAGGCCTGCAGATCGAGGGTGAGGACAAGCCCTTCGTGATCCCAGACATGGAGCTGGCGTCTCTGAGGTCGGTCCAAAAGCTGGAGGTTATCTGTGAAGACGTCCTGCCCAAGAGACTATCCGAGATCAGACGTTTGACCTCCCACCTGTCCCAGCGCAGAGGTGCCCTGAGCAGGGAGGACTTTGAGCGCACAGTGCTCACTATGGTGTACACTGCCCAGACTCTGGCTCATACCACCTCCCAACACCAGAAGGCGCTGTGGGGAGACGCCCTGCTGCAgctgttcagggccatacaagaAGATCTGACGCCCCCACCCAGGACACCTCAGCACTAGTGTTATGGACATGTGGACACATTATTTtagataatataatatactgatTATTTTATACTGTAAAACAAGAGCATTTGAAGGATGTTTTCTATTGAGTTGTATTGTATTATCAAAATGACTGTTCTGATAATGTAATATGTTTGGTTATGATCAAATGTTATGATCTAATCATATTGCAAGGAGGGTGTGGGAAAAGGAGGGATGTGAACTATATCTTGTTCATGTTCTATCTATTGGATTCCGCCTTGTTCCAGGACTTCAGATGTaaacaaacattttaaatattttatcaGTCACTCTGTCATCATGATTCATAACAGGTCTTTATCAAATCTTCTGTCATAATCTTCTCAGCTGTTTATCACAATCACATAATCTTTCCCCAGCACAGTCCTATGGCGAAAAGGAGCTTCGGATGAAGACAGGGGAATCAATTTGCTCAGCTTATTTCTCTGTAATTGATattataataaaataatgatCAATATTTTTTACTGTACCATGGTTATGGCCATGTTATGATCCAACCTATCCTGATGCagtaaaaacatatatttatgccaaatctttttgaCTGCAGACCCATTATATATTTTTGGATTATCTGGATTCACAGGTTTTACGCACCAACAAGACTTTTTGGAGAGCACTATGGTCCTCTTTTGATATGGCCTTGTTATGAATATGTACAAATGAGGGATATGGCTATAGAATGTTCACTCACATTTGCAAAAACCGTGAGGAGGGATTTGCCTCAGTCCCAACCTGTTTTTATTTTGGAAGTAGAGGATTTTAGCTGCTCTAGCCTGCAGGGAGGATGTTAAGCTCTCCTGGTGGTCACACATAATGGCAGAGGTGAGTCCAAGCCCCATGCTCCGAGTAGAGCCCAATAGAGCCCTCATTGATGAGAAACTACAGATTGTGGTGAAGAATGTTTTTCCCAAAAAAATAAGATTACCCTTCGTTCCTTTCAGAGATCTGAGGATGGGAGGCGTTCGGCCATTATGCCAGTGATGAAACGGGGACGGACAAAGGCAAGAACAACTATGTTTTTGGGCTTGTGTTCCTACTTGTTGTTTTGCCAGATGTTACTATTTATGTTTGTCATACTTCATGCAaagatatttttttaaagtacagTATTTTGACTTGTTAATCAACTTAACAAATTGCTATAGGAAAGCAACCGAGTTGTGTTATTGTACTGTATCGTGTGTGAAGTTGCTGAGGACATCCGTTTCGGCGGTTCTTATGTGGGCTTAGAATCCATGGGCTTACTGTGGATCATCAGGCCagtgtctggcagtgaaacaggactcacacacacacacacacacacacacaccaaattacATAAGATATGCCTCTGCTCCAGTATGAATTCTGAATTATTTTCAGTTAGCTCTCCCTACATAGTTGActgtttcttttctctctgtaatactgtaaaaaaaaacattttacagaTGCTCTGTAGACACAAGCCTATTTTCCAACATATGTTTTGATAATTCAGCCCAGATGTATGGAGTGTATAAGTGCCAGTCATGTTTTCCCTTTGAGATTGTCCCTTGTGTTTTAACCTATTCTAAAGCAATGGTAAATGACCAAATTTGGAATGCACTGAAATTATAGTTGTATTTTGCTCAAAGCTCTAGAAATATGCACAAGATGTACTTTGATGAGAACAACCATTTGATCCGAAGAGACATGATCCAGCCTATCACTGAAAGTGACCCCAAAGTGGAGGTGATGGTATCTTTCAGACTGCATTGTATGCAcactatactgtatgtatttgtaCAGTGAGGAACTGACATGTGTGTGGACCTCTTTTTTGACCCCATAGGTCAGGAGGTTAAAGTGTC
Coding sequences:
- the LOC110499979 gene encoding protein FAM180A isoform X2, which gives rise to MMHQWGLLITVFYCQLFLAAAQHWRKALYPSAFRVKRGTHSLVNPTFQNSVEDVNLLFEILLAGLQIEGEDKPFVIPDMELASLRSVQKLEVICEDVLPKRLSEIRRLTSHLSQRRGALSREDFERTVLTMVYTAQTLAHTTSQHQKALWGDALLQLFRAIQEDLTPPPRTPQH
- the LOC110499979 gene encoding protein FAM180A isoform X1, coding for MMHQWGLLITVFYCQLFLAAAQHWRKGQRIGVKEVAQRMVSSEIRIPALAAFSSGAAFSSAVLWYARDQGWNPVALYPSAFRVKRGTHSLVNPTFQNSVEDVNLLFEILLAGLQIEGEDKPFVIPDMELASLRSVQKLEVICEDVLPKRLSEIRRLTSHLSQRRGALSREDFERTVLTMVYTAQTLAHTTSQHQKALWGDALLQLFRAIQEDLTPPPRTPQH